TTCAGCCTTTGATACCTATTCAATTCAGCGACTTTGGTAATTAAAAATATTCTTATAAAGGAATTGCCATGCTGCACGATCCAAATCAAATGATGCTGTTTCCTAAGTTGCCAGATGAAGCTTTGGAGGAAATGAAGCAGCATGGTACGGAAATAGAACTCCATGTAGATGATGTCCTTTTTAATGAAGGTGATTCCGACTATTGCTTTCATGTCGTCCTTGAAGGTGAAATCGAAATTGCAAAGCAAGTTGGTAAAGAGACGAGAGTGCTAACTGTTCACCGATCAGGTGAATTCATGGGTGAAATTTCCATGCTGACTGGTGCAAGTTCTATTGCTACCGCCCGTGCGATCGCACCCAGTCGAGTTTTGCGAATTGAAATAGATATGTTCAGACATATCCTTGCCGAATGTTCGCCTCTAGCTGACACAATTCTAACAGCTATGGCAGGACGCACTCAAGATGTAGAAGCACAACTCAGGCAACAAGAGAAAATGGCAGCATTGGGTAAAATGTCAGCAGGTCTTGCTCATGAATTGAATAATCCAGGGGCTGCGGCGCGACGGGCGGCTTGCCAATTGCGCGAGAACTTTCAAGATTTACAAACTATATCTCTCAAACTTAATTTACTTTCTAGAGAGCAAATTAAAATTATTACCGATATTCAATATCAAGCCACAGATAACGCTACTCGTGCAGCTAAACTCGATCCCCTGACTCAAAGCGACAAAGAAGACGAAATCACAGACTGGTTGGAAGACCATAATATCAACAATGCCTGGAAACTTGCCCCCACATTAGTTAATGGCTTTTTAGATGTTGAAAAGCTGGATTTTCTTGCTGATAATATTCCTAGTGAGTGTCTTGGCAGTGTTCTGAAATGGCTGGAAGCGTCATTGGCATCTTATGGGCTGATCGATGAAATTGAACAAAGCACAACTCGTATTTCCGATTTGGTTAAAGCCATTAAGGGCTATTCCTACATGGATCGAGCACCTTTACAGGAAATAGATTTACACGAGGGAATTGAAAATACTTTACTTATCCTGCACCATCGGCTAAAACATGGAGTCATTGTAAACCGCGATTACGATCGCACTCTACCAAAAATTTGTGTTTATGCAGGTGAACTGAACCAAGTGTGGACAAATTTGATTGACAATGCCATAGATGCAATGAATGGCAAAGGAGATTTGACAATTCGTACTTATAAAGACAGTGATTGTCTGGTGGTAGAAATCATTGATACAGGAGCAGGTATTCCACTAGCAATTCAATCCCGAATTTTTGAACCATTTTTTACAACTAAAGGAGTCGGTAAAGGAACTGGATTGGG
This genomic interval from Scytonema hofmannii PCC 7110 contains the following:
- a CDS encoding ATP-binding protein, translated to MLHDPNQMMLFPKLPDEALEEMKQHGTEIELHVDDVLFNEGDSDYCFHVVLEGEIEIAKQVGKETRVLTVHRSGEFMGEISMLTGASSIATARAIAPSRVLRIEIDMFRHILAECSPLADTILTAMAGRTQDVEAQLRQQEKMAALGKMSAGLAHELNNPGAAARRAACQLRENFQDLQTISLKLNLLSREQIKIITDIQYQATDNATRAAKLDPLTQSDKEDEITDWLEDHNINNAWKLAPTLVNGFLDVEKLDFLADNIPSECLGSVLKWLEASLASYGLIDEIEQSTTRISDLVKAIKGYSYMDRAPLQEIDLHEGIENTLLILHHRLKHGVIVNRDYDRTLPKICVYAGELNQVWTNLIDNAIDAMNGKGDLTIRTYKDSDCLVVEIIDTGAGIPLAIQSRIFEPFFTTKGVGKGTGLGLEIAYRIVVNRHHGNINFKSQQGHTCFQIRLPLTVTSDQ